The Hevea brasiliensis isolate MT/VB/25A 57/8 chromosome 1, ASM3005281v1, whole genome shotgun sequence genome has a window encoding:
- the LOC110667699 gene encoding cytosolic sulfotransferase 15-like codes for MPVSTTTFTSMSISHFSMNQVLGSGEEEKLTHECKELLLSIPRERGWRTPYIYQFQGFWCQPKEIQAILLFHKHFQARESDIILATIPKSGTTWLKALAFAILNRKQFPAFSNNHPLLVSNPHDLVPFFEYKLYANNQIPDLSKYPEPRTFATHIPFQSLEESIKKSNCKIVYICRNPFDTFISSWIYCNKLRAETLPPLLREDCFNMYCNGAIGFGPFWDHMLGYWKESLERPDKVLFLKYEDMKEDTSFHLKKLAKFLGCPFSMEEEKERVIEDIAKLCSFEKMKNLEVNKSGKSIMNFENRHLFRKGEVGDWMNYLSPSMVEQLTQVMEEKLGGSGLEFKLIS; via the coding sequence ATGCCAGTTTCTACAACCACTTTCACTTCCATGTCTATCTCCCATTTCTCAATGAATCAAGTGTTGGGAAGTGGAGAGGAAGAGAAGTTAACCCATGAGTGCAAGGAATTGCTGCTTTCAATTCCTAGAGAGAGAGGTTGGAGAACTCCTTATATCTATCAATTTCAGGGCTTTTGGTGCCAGCCAAAGGAGATCCAGGCTATTTTGTTGTTCCACAAACACTTCCAAGCAAGAGAGAGTGATATTATTCTGGCTACAATACCAAAATCAGGCACCACTTGGCTAAAAGCTTTGGCTTTTGCCATCCTGAACCGCAAGCAATTTCCTGCATTCTCAAATAACCATCCCTTGCTTGTTTCCAATCCTCATGATCTTGTTCCTTTCTTTGAGTACAAACTTTATGCAAATAACCAAATTCCTGACCTCTCAAAGTACCCTGAACCTAGAACTTTTGCCACTCATATTCCATTTCAATCCTTGGAAGAATCCATCAAAAAATCCAACTGCAAAATTGTTTATATTTGTAGAAACCCTTTTGACACTTTCATCTCCTCATGGATTTACTGTAACAAGCTGAGGGCGGAAACTCTTCCTCCATTGCTACGAGAAGATTGTTTCAACATGTATTGCAATGGGGCTATTGGGTTTGGTCCATTTTGGGACCATATGTTGGGGTACTGGAAGGAGAGCCTAGAAAGACCAGACAAAGTTCTGTTCTTGAAGTATGAGGACATGAAAGAAGACACTTCATTTCACTTGAAGAAACTAGCCAAGTTTCTTGGTTGCCCATTTTCAATGGAAGAAGAGAAGGAAAGAGTGATTGAGGATATAGCCAAACTTtgtagctttgagaaaatgaagaatttggaGGTGAACAAATCTGGCAAGTCCATTATGAACTTTGAAAATAGACACTTGTTTAGGAAAGGTGAGGTTGGAGATTGGATGAATTATTTGTCCCCTTCAATGGTGGAGCAACTGACCCAAGTTATGGAGGAAAAATTAGGTGGTTCTGGTCTTGAATTCAAGTTGATATCCTAA